The following are from one region of the Rissa tridactyla isolate bRisTri1 chromosome 10, bRisTri1.patW.cur.20221130, whole genome shotgun sequence genome:
- the CPNE9 gene encoding copine-9 isoform X2 — MASPGALEPAAGSVPGTKVELTVSCRNLLDMDTFSKSDPVVVLFVQGSGSSEWKEFGRTEVIDNTLNPDFVRKFVLDYYFEEKQNLRFDVYNVDSKSCSILKQDFLGQAFVALGEVIGSQRGRLERPLTGVPGKRCGTILLLAEELSNCRDIVTMQLCANKLDKKDFFGKSDPFLVFYRSNEDGTFTICHKTEVVKNTLNPVWQPFTIPVRALCNGDYDRTVKIDVYDWDRDGSHDFIGEFATSYRELSRAQSQFTVYEVLNPRKKCKKKKYVNSGTVTLLSFSVESEFTFVDYIRGGTQLNFTVAIDFTASNGMPSQPTSLHYASPYQLSAYALALKAVGEIIQDYDSDKLFPAYGFGAKLPPDGKISHQFPLNNNVDNPSCAGIEGVLESYLQSLRTVQLYGPTNFAPVINQVAGTAAQVTDGSQYHVLLIITDGVISDMLQTKEAIVTASALPMSIIIVGVGPAEFEAMEELDGDEVRLSSRGRYAERDIVQFVPFRDYVDDSGNQVLSMARLAKDVLAEIPEQLLSYMKTRDIKPRQADPQ, encoded by the exons ATGGCGTCTCCGGGAGCGCTGGAGCCGGCGGCCGGCAGCGTGCCGGGAACCAAGGTGGAGCTCACCGTGTCCTGCCG GAACCTGCTGGACATGGACACCTTCTCCAAGTCTGACCCAG TGGTGGTCCTCTTTGTGCAGGGCTCAGGGAGCAGCGAGTGGAAGGAG TTTGGGCGCACGGAGGTGATCGACAACACCCTGAACCCTGACTTCGTCCGCAAGTTCGTCCTCGACTACTACTTTGAAGAGAAGCAAAACCTCCGCTTCGACGT CTACAACGTGGACTCCAAGAGCTGCTCCATTTTAAAGCAG GACTTCCTGGGGCAGGCGTTCGTGGCGCTGGGGGAGGTGATCGGGTCCCAGCGGGGACGCCTGGAGAGACCCCTCAC GGGGGTTCCAGGGAAGCGGTGCGGGACCATCCTGCTGCTGGCCGAGGAGCTCAGCAACTGCCGG GACATCGTCACCATGCAGCTGTGTGCCAACAAGCTGGACAAGAAGGACTTCTTTGGAAAATCCGACCCCTTCCTTGTCTTCTACCGCAGCAACGAGGACGGCAC CTTCACCATCTGCCATAAGACGGAGGTGGTGAAGAACACGCTCAACCCGGTGTGGCAGCCCTTCACCATCCCCGTGCGCGCCCTCTGCAACGGCGACTATGACCG GACAGTGAAGATAGACGTGTACGACTGGGACCGGGACGGGAG CCATGACTTCATCGGGGAGTTTGCCACCAGCTACCGGGAGCTCTCCCGAGCACAGAGCCAGTTCACAGTGTACGAG GTGCTGAACCCCAGGAAGAAATGCAAGAAGAAGAAATATGTGAACTCCGGCAcc GTGACACTGCTCTCCTTCTCCGTCGAGTCTGAGTTCACTTTCGTTGACTACATTCGGGGCGG GACGCAGCTGAATTTCACCGTGGCCATCGACTTCACGGCCTCCAACG GGATGCCGTCGCAGCCCACCTCGCTGCACTACGCGAGCCCCTACCAGCTGAGCGCCTACGCCCTGGCGCTGAAGGCGGTGGGGGAGATCATCCAGGACTACGACAGCGACAAGCTCTTCCCTGCCTATGGCTTCGGCGCCAAACTCCCGCCCGACGGCAAGATCTCCCACCAGTTCCCCCTG aACAACAACGTGGACAACCCCAGCTGTGCCGGCATTGAGGGTGTGCTGGAGTCCTACCTCCAGAGCCTGCGCACCGTCCAGCTCTACGGTCCCACCAACTTCGCCCCCGTCATCAACCAGGTGGCCGG GACGGCCGCACAGGTGACCGACGGCTCACAGTACCACGTCCTCCTCATCATCACCGACGGCGTCATCTCCGACATGCTGCAGACCAAGGAGGCCATCGTCACC gCTTCCGCCTTGCCCATGTCCATCATCATCGTGGGAGTGGGTCCAGCTGAGTTTGAGG CCATGGAGGAGCTGGATGGTGATGAGGTGCGGTTGTCCTCCCGGGGACGCTACGCCGAGAGGGACATCGTGCAG TTTGTGCCGTTTCGGGATTACGTGGATGACTCGGGAAACCAGGTGCTGAGCATGGCCCGCCTGGCCAAGGACGTGCTGGCCGAGATCCCCGAGCAGCTGCTCTCCTACATGAAGACCCGTGACATCAAGCCTCGCCAAGCAGACCCCCAGTAG
- the CPNE9 gene encoding copine-9 isoform X1 has protein sequence MGSLSCSIIVSAGDAAPRSPRCPTEPRGGSQHIGPGCRSGFLAWCCPTVRGESPGTHHRAGWVAHRVADAWIYPPRNLLDMDTFSKSDPVVVLFVQGSGSSEWKEFGRTEVIDNTLNPDFVRKFVLDYYFEEKQNLRFDVYNVDSKSCSILKQDFLGQAFVALGEVIGSQRGRLERPLTGVPGKRCGTILLLAEELSNCRDIVTMQLCANKLDKKDFFGKSDPFLVFYRSNEDGTFTICHKTEVVKNTLNPVWQPFTIPVRALCNGDYDRTVKIDVYDWDRDGSHDFIGEFATSYRELSRAQSQFTVYEVLNPRKKCKKKKYVNSGTVTLLSFSVESEFTFVDYIRGGTQLNFTVAIDFTASNGMPSQPTSLHYASPYQLSAYALALKAVGEIIQDYDSDKLFPAYGFGAKLPPDGKISHQFPLNNNVDNPSCAGIEGVLESYLQSLRTVQLYGPTNFAPVINQVAGTAAQVTDGSQYHVLLIITDGVISDMLQTKEAIVTASALPMSIIIVGVGPAEFEAMEELDGDEVRLSSRGRYAERDIVQFVPFRDYVDDSGNQVLSMARLAKDVLAEIPEQLLSYMKTRDIKPRQADPQ, from the exons ATGGGTTCCCTGTCATGTTCAATCATCGTCAGCGCTGGAGACGCTGCTCCTCGCTCGCCCCGCTGTCCCACTGAACCCCGCGGTGGGAGCCAGCACATCGGCCCAGGGTGCCGGAGTGGCTTTCTGGCATGGTGCTGTCCCACGGTCAggggggagagcccagggacccACCACAGGGCCGGATGGGTGGCACACAGGGTGGCTGATGCCTGGATCTATCCCCCCAGGAACCTGCTGGACATGGACACCTTCTCCAAGTCTGACCCAG TGGTGGTCCTCTTTGTGCAGGGCTCAGGGAGCAGCGAGTGGAAGGAG TTTGGGCGCACGGAGGTGATCGACAACACCCTGAACCCTGACTTCGTCCGCAAGTTCGTCCTCGACTACTACTTTGAAGAGAAGCAAAACCTCCGCTTCGACGT CTACAACGTGGACTCCAAGAGCTGCTCCATTTTAAAGCAG GACTTCCTGGGGCAGGCGTTCGTGGCGCTGGGGGAGGTGATCGGGTCCCAGCGGGGACGCCTGGAGAGACCCCTCAC GGGGGTTCCAGGGAAGCGGTGCGGGACCATCCTGCTGCTGGCCGAGGAGCTCAGCAACTGCCGG GACATCGTCACCATGCAGCTGTGTGCCAACAAGCTGGACAAGAAGGACTTCTTTGGAAAATCCGACCCCTTCCTTGTCTTCTACCGCAGCAACGAGGACGGCAC CTTCACCATCTGCCATAAGACGGAGGTGGTGAAGAACACGCTCAACCCGGTGTGGCAGCCCTTCACCATCCCCGTGCGCGCCCTCTGCAACGGCGACTATGACCG GACAGTGAAGATAGACGTGTACGACTGGGACCGGGACGGGAG CCATGACTTCATCGGGGAGTTTGCCACCAGCTACCGGGAGCTCTCCCGAGCACAGAGCCAGTTCACAGTGTACGAG GTGCTGAACCCCAGGAAGAAATGCAAGAAGAAGAAATATGTGAACTCCGGCAcc GTGACACTGCTCTCCTTCTCCGTCGAGTCTGAGTTCACTTTCGTTGACTACATTCGGGGCGG GACGCAGCTGAATTTCACCGTGGCCATCGACTTCACGGCCTCCAACG GGATGCCGTCGCAGCCCACCTCGCTGCACTACGCGAGCCCCTACCAGCTGAGCGCCTACGCCCTGGCGCTGAAGGCGGTGGGGGAGATCATCCAGGACTACGACAGCGACAAGCTCTTCCCTGCCTATGGCTTCGGCGCCAAACTCCCGCCCGACGGCAAGATCTCCCACCAGTTCCCCCTG aACAACAACGTGGACAACCCCAGCTGTGCCGGCATTGAGGGTGTGCTGGAGTCCTACCTCCAGAGCCTGCGCACCGTCCAGCTCTACGGTCCCACCAACTTCGCCCCCGTCATCAACCAGGTGGCCGG GACGGCCGCACAGGTGACCGACGGCTCACAGTACCACGTCCTCCTCATCATCACCGACGGCGTCATCTCCGACATGCTGCAGACCAAGGAGGCCATCGTCACC gCTTCCGCCTTGCCCATGTCCATCATCATCGTGGGAGTGGGTCCAGCTGAGTTTGAGG CCATGGAGGAGCTGGATGGTGATGAGGTGCGGTTGTCCTCCCGGGGACGCTACGCCGAGAGGGACATCGTGCAG TTTGTGCCGTTTCGGGATTACGTGGATGACTCGGGAAACCAGGTGCTGAGCATGGCCCGCCTGGCCAAGGACGTGCTGGCCGAGATCCCCGAGCAGCTGCTCTCCTACATGAAGACCCGTGACATCAAGCCTCGCCAAGCAGACCCCCAGTAG